Below is a genomic region from Rhododendron vialii isolate Sample 1 chromosome 5a, ASM3025357v1.
CACCGGTCTATAACTAGAAGTAAATATAAATACCCTTCCATAAGTAGACGAACAGAGAGCTACCCCAATCCAGATTCTCCCAGTccttccaaactcaaaaaaatcaatccaacccccaaaaaaacccctctctctcctctcctctctctcctctatctTCCCCATCCATTCATCCCCAAGATCAAGAAAACCATGACCAAGACCCTCCGTAGATTCCTCCTCCCCtgtttcaccaccaccacctcctcctcctccaccaccaccacccccgtCAAGAAACGCCTAAGCACCTCGCTTCGCGACGACATCGAAGACCCGCCGAGAAAAACCCAAGAAAACATCGACCAAACCCAATCCGAAGACGACGAGAACGACGGCGCTTACTCCCCCTCCGCCGCCGCCATCGCCGCAGCGGCGCCGCCGCGAGCGTCCAAGACGATGGTGATCGGCACCATCTTCGGCCACCGCCGCGGCCACGTCTGGTTCTGCGTCCAGCACGACCGGCTCAGCACCCGACCCGCTTTACTGCTCGAACTCCCAATACCCACCCACTTACTGGTTAAAGAAATGCGTTGCGGGTTGGTCCGAATAGCGCTTGAAACCCTAACCCGCCCCGGATCAGAACTGGTTTCTTGCCCGCTTAGGTCCGTGCCCGTCTGGACTATGCTGTGTAATGGAAGGAAACTCGGGTTTGCGGGCCGGAGGAAGGCGACCGAATCGACCCGGCTCATGCTGAAGACCATGCAGTCGATTACGGTCGGGGCGGGGGTTTTGCCAGCCGGGTTCGGGTTTGGATCCGGGTCGGAGGCTGATGGGGAGCTTATGTACATGAGGGCTAATTATGAATGTGTGGTGGGTGGTCCGGATTCGGAGTCTTTTCATCTCATTAACCCGGATGAGTGCCCGGGTCAAGAACTCAGCATCTTCTTGATGAGGTCTAGGTGATGGGATTTCGGATTGGTCAGAGGGGCAGTTTGGGGAAGAAATCTTGTTTATGGGATGCAATGGGATAGGAGAAAAATGGGTTGTCTTTGGGGTTTGGTGGAAGcagaaaatttggggttttcTGTTTTCCAAGATTCTTCCTTTGCCAGAGCTTGAAAACTAAAGAGTTTTCTAGCCATTGTATTATGAATCTTGGATGGAATTTTGAGTTTGTTTGAAGGGCAGTATTGGGAGAATCAACATTTAACTTATTTGGAGTTTGGTACGTACATGGAAGAAGTTCAGAGGTCTTCAATGGTGGATGGGTTTAGGGAGATGAGGTTTCAATGGTAATTTCATTAGAATTTACTTTAGTCCTTCCTCTTGTTTCATTGAGGATTTTCCTGTTTTTTGGTTTAGCACAGACAGATTGTTGTATTTGGTAGGCAGTAAAAAATCAGTATTACCATTGAAATTTCCATACTTTTTTAGctttgcattttctgttttcGTTTATTTGTTCCATTGAATCAGATTATCTTGGGTTCTAGTGTTCCTATTTTCTCGTCTGCCCGTTGCAAATTTTTCTATTAACCATTTTTGTTTCCTCAATCAAATTTCTTGAATTACTTATTGgaagaaattttcaaatattttttggttgaCAGGATAAGCTTGTAGGATAATTTCATGAAACTCATCTGTTAGGATAACTGATAGTCATAAGTTATATATTTCGAAAAAGACCATAGAGTAGTAGTACATTGGGTTCTGATGGGATTGGAGAAAAATGGGTCTTTTGTGGAATctgaaaatttggggttttcTGTTTTCAAAGCTTTTTTTCCTTTGCCAAAGCTTGAAAACCAAAGAGTTTTCTTGCCATATGAATCTTGGTGGGAATTTCGAGTTTGTTTGAAGGGTAGCATTGGAAGAATCAAGATGTAATTTATTTGGAGCAATTGCTTCATGGCAGAAGTTTGGAGGTCTTCAATGGTGGATGGGTTTTTTGAGAATTTGAGTGGGGAGATGAGATATCTATGGTAATTTCCTTCAAATTTAGTTTCGACACAATTAATTGCATTCTCAGTTTATCAGTAGATTCGGTACTTTGTTCATCTTCCTCTAGTTTCATAGAACATTTCCCTTTTTTGGCTGAACACTGGTGAATCTTATACACGGTACGCATCTGGATGCTTAAGCGTTGAAATCAGTCATACCAAAAATACCGTCTGGTCAATACCATTCATATGTATACGTATATGTAGTAGTACAATTTTTCGGTTGGCAGTAAGTAGCTTGTTAATTGCTTATAATTTCATAATAGTGATCTGTAAGGATAACTGATTATCATAAACTGCAGGAATATTCCAAGAAATCCAAAAGGTAAGTACATGTTCTTTGCATAATTGCAATCCTAACTTTAGTTGGGGTTCAAACATGCTTTTCAAACCTGAACTAGTTACAATACTAGTGTGTGAGCCCCTACAAATCATTAGACCATGCTTTGTAACATCAGGGAAAGGTTTGCACTAGCAGAAAAAGGAGATAGGCAAGAGGGGAGGCTGCACTAATTATGTTGGTTATGCTTCTAAGGTTGAAGGAACTTTCTAACAAGATGATGCTTTGGATAAAACAACCTAGCTTTTAGACCTTGTTTGGTCGACGGTCATAATTAAAAGTGAAAAGGATTTTTGGGAATGACTGATTACCCTGTGGCCTTTCATCTCAGAAAGGGCTTGCTCGAACCTATGACCATCATCAGGTCACATTGGGACAACCTTACCATTGAGCCCAGACTGCCATTCACCGGgggaggaaaaaaaactaaactagtaaacgaaaaagaaataataagaaTCAGACTAGGAAACTTTGCTGATGCCAGTGAAAATCATGGTTCCAACTGCAAAAAACAGTATACCATGCTGTTGAAGATTTAGCAGAAACTAACTGAATTAACTGACTACTTCCGGGGAAAACACAGCTGAAGAGAATGTTATGAGTAATAATCATTCTCTCTGCAATCACAATTActttcatcatcatcttcttctacTGATTTTCGTAAAGATTATGGAGACAAAACAGATAAATGAGAGTGCAACATTAATCATGTTTAATACTACTAAACACTATCTGAACTACTAGCTTTTAAGGAATCATGATGTTTGTTGGTCAGGATCACTATTACTGAGATGAAAGAACAGAAGTGATTTTGATATATACAAGCAAGTGCTTGCATATCTGTTCTAAAGGcaatctctttctctttttcttttcaaggaAAAGGCAGCAGAAAATATAGTGCTTTTCCCTAATTCAATTGATTAAAGATTCATTTGGGTCACAACGTGGTCCTACAATAACCATACAATTTCAAAAACTACTGAGAGAATATGGTTATCTTATCAAAGATTCGAAGTCTAATCAGTATAAAGTCCCCACAATTGTGAGACAAAAGAAGTAaggaattttttcttcttttgataactggatgttcgggccagcttgcacgcacctcgactaattctgggaCTCTAAAGTTAATGACCGGGCAACCCCTCCAACGGCCCTAAGGTTCGGAATGTTAAGCCTCCGTGGGATTTAAACATGCGACCTCATAGAGGGCAAGCACTTGTTTGCTTTCTCATgcccacttggccaaacccttTGGAGTTAAAAGACATATGGAATATGCTATAAAGTCCCTTTCAGCGCAACCATTGGGTGTGATTCTTTGGTTTGGCTTCAAGGATGCACCTCTCACAAACTCTCATTAGTTCAGTACTTACATGCAAGAGAAATGGTAAGAGAGCTCTGGTGATTAGATGATTTATTCAAATCCATATGCAAGTTGAACTTTCAAAATGAGTTGACAAAAAGAAGCTTGTCTCGAACAATCTACGAGCTTCAAAATGAGTTTAAACTTGCTTTTTCTTGTCATGTACATCTCAACAAGAGCTCTAGCATTTTAGTTTTAAgttccctccccccccccccccccaccggTAGAGTTCTAGTGCGCTTATTAGTTTAACAAGAACTTTGGGCTAAGATTATAACAGTAGCCTAAAGAGTTTCTGAGTGTGTTTGAACTTGGCCTTCTTATTAACAAGCTAAACACACACTGAAGTAGCTTACTTTGTTCTACAGCCTGAGGGACAAGAAACATAGCCTAACCAGGAAAGACGGTCAAAAACGAGTAATTTTACTTTCCTTCTCTTGATCAATAACTTGTAGAACAAACAACAGATTCACCGATAACTAAAAGAATTCATCCAGTGACCAATGCAAAGGTATAGCTTTCTAAATACCTAAAACATagcataagaaaataaaacaaaatttgtcACTTAGGCTGTTAGCAAATTGTTAAAGGAACATATTTTCATAGCACATTGATAAAGCTTGTTTTGGCCGTTACTGGTTACCATATATGGATTGAGAGAAATAATACTCTTCAAAGGCGTGCGTCTCCCGACCTCATTCTTAGGTTATATATATTGATCGGATTATCTTTGTTGTTCATACCAAAGTCCCGATGCTTAGAGGTGTGAGGACTACTTGCTTATGTGTGGAAATTGGTCCATCCTTCTTTGTATTTTTGGGCCTTCTAGATCCTCGTTTCTTCCTtctgtttttcattttgtttgaagGCCTATCCATTTTTGTTATCTCATCTTGTTGTTGAAGGTTTTTCTTCTTGTACCGTCAGTCTTTATTCTTTCAATGAAGTCTCTCAtgtattagaaaaaaaatctgtGTGGCCCGTTGATCCTTGGTCTGAGCTCCTCTTCAATTGGTTCGAGTGTTGCCTAGCCTTCTTCCCCTAAcctgcacagtgagcgcacgactaagacctaaccggggttgcccggcaaggccctccggcgagaggatgagaatatgcagagagagagtaaaagcaagagactagggttttagcGTGTAGAAGTATGTACCTCTTTCGGATTGTCTTgctttggtatttatagagcctgcttggcttgctctccaagtacgggcatgtgccttgcacgggtcGGCTGATGTCATTGTGACATCACTGATAAAATTTGGTAACCGTTTTTTGTGTGAGCTGGCACCCCATGTGCGCCCATCATTATCTTTTGGCATAACGGCTTCGGCGCGTGGGGTGGCATGTGGTGCTGCAATTGGCCGAGCCTCTCCCTTGGCCGAACCCGATGGTAGGTGACTCGAAGGGGGGATGGCACCGACGGAGTAAGTGAGCCTGACGGTAGCCAAACCGGAGGACTTTTCTCCTCAACTGAGGCGTTGGGTAAGTGTGGTGTGGCCCCTCCTCATGCTCCAGTCATTGCCGAACTTGGGGACTGGTACGGCCACCTCTCTCACCTTTAACCTCGGTCTGTGCTTGTAAGACGCGGGGTCCGAGCTGTTAAGTTCAGCCTACTACAAAATCTTTGAAATGCAATACTAGTTCTCAAGTCATATTTATGATGCAATAGGTATTATGTAAACTTTTTGTCGAAGagcttcaaaaaattataaacttcAACCTGATTTTTGGTTAACTGATTTGATGAAGCTTAGGAGTTAGGATGACAATCTCTGGGGAAGGCAAATAATAGGGAGTTCCTTTTTTTCAAAGATGGAAAATACTTGGCTAAAAAACCAGGAAGTGACTACAGGAGTTCTGCAGAAAATAGGCCAACTCCATTTATAAGGTCTATAATCCATGTGTGTTATTCACTGAACCCCACCTTAAAGATCAGACCAAATGATTTTAGAGAACCTACTTTTCCCCCGGATTACCACAATCACCTTAGTTTTCGAAAACATAAAGCATTATGCCCTTTTCTAGGTCTTGTTATACTTCCAAGGTTTAACTAAAGCTGTGAACCAGGTAGACAAGCCAACCAGGCCACCAGTGGGTTATTTAAGCTTTGGCTTGAGAAACCAAAGACAGAATGTAAGTTTATTCAAACTTGACTTCTTGTTATCGATTGCAGTAATCTCATATTCGTTTTAGTCGACCAGAGCTCAAGTAGTTTGGTATCTATAATCTCGGAGAACTGTTTATAAGTCCAACAATAAAATTCTAGGTAGCTTGGATAGAATTACTGATTTTCAtgtgttttgaattttataCTTGTTTACCAATGACACTGGTTCAACTTTGGGAAGTTCGTGAACTGAGCACTGTAAAAGGTAAGAGAGTCTGACAGAATTTGGTTTCCTATATCAAGTTATCTAATTACCTTGAGACAACTTCCTGGAATACTACATTTTTATGATAACTCAGGTGGCTAGGCCAACTTTCTGATATCTGACAGGATGTATACTACATGAGTGCTACAAGAACTGGGAGGAAAACAAAGTGTAACTGTGGATGATCCTCAGAAGGAGAACTTTTCAAGTACCTAAGTTATAgaagaaaagattaataaaacttAGTTATCTCACATGTGATACCACTCTTCAAGTTATATCTATGAAGCTAGAGTGATCATGCAGTAAGAATGATGAAGTTGACTAAGTTTGTAAGTTCTGTTAGGAACAAGAGCTTACCATCTCAGCAAAACCAGCATGTGTTAGTGAAGGTGCATGTTTAGTTCGTTACTCCACGTAGCGAGCCTAAGCGCCAATGGGTTAACTGAGCCTTGGCCCACCTGGTTTCCTCCCCGACAGGATGTTGGACTTGCCCCACCCGGCCTCTGCCCAACAGTCTCCAGTTAAGAGTTTCAACAGCTTCAAACTTCTCTTGGCTTAGAAAGATTCGACGAAGCTTATAAAGCACCAGGATGACAATAGTTCAGTGGTAGGAAAAGACTCCTGATCTTGcataatttgaaattttcatgTTCTTCCTCGTGGATATGACATTGACTGTAACCTACAAGCTCAAATCATAAATGGTTCACATAGAATCTTTTCATACTTATCATGCTTACTCTTCAGGAGAGAGAACCTATCAACCTAATAAGTTCTAAACAACTCAGATGAAGTAACATGATCAGTGGTTTCAAATCGGGATACATATTGTGTATCGTTTATTTCATTTTACGAATTGTATCGGGATACGTGTCGCGTATCGTAAGATATGTTAATAAGCTAATATACAATAAAATAATAGTTATACTTAATAATAATCTAAAAATTTGGtgtatatttgaaaaataagtgttttatgTATGAAAAAATCCAAGTCTCTCAAGTAGGGGCTATTGCATTGAGGCTTTCTGGTGCCTAAGGTTAAGGGAAGAGAACGAGAGCCATTATCAGATTCACGCAACGCAAAACATGATCGAAATacgttctttcttttattcgagctttgggtttgggtttcttTTAAATGATTTGGATACAACCGTAATTAGATGAAAAGATCAGAACGTGTTTGGTGTTTCACCCCTTAAAATATGGTATGATTTGTTCTCTGTAAGTAATCGTAGGATACACTATGAATCGGAATACGCTATTATAACATAGGATACGCCACTATATCGTaagatttctatacaaaaaagaTACGGTCTGCAATACGTATCGTTTTTGGAAGGAGACGATACAAATCGTAGGATACATATCCCGTATCATAAGAGTTTAACAACCATGAACATGATAGCTAGATCAAGTCAAACTTTGTTAGGCCATTTTCTAGGTTGAGTTATCACTCAAAAAAAATCAGGTTATTCACTTTGGCTAAAGGCGGTGCTCTTCCTATCAACCTAATTTGTCATTCAAACTGCTTATCTGCTATATCCACAGAAcaacctctctctttttttcttcccttcttaTCAACCAAATCTGTCATTCAGACTGCTTATCTGCTATATCCACCACAAACACTACTACTTAGGAAGGgaaggggaaagaaaaaaaaaaaagggctgtTCTGACCTGCTATGATGTGTTAATAATGCATCAAACCGTCAACTTTGGCCAACTAATTCACAACTTCTCTTAGAATGCAAGAATGAATGGCCTGCAAAAATTGTGAAACTAATCTCAAGCAATCACTGATTCTGGAGAAAAAGATTATCGGTATCTAGTTGCTAGTGAGGAAGAGGTAATCTGCATCCCGAGGACTAGATACAACAACTATACGCTGATCTAAACCTCAGGATGCAGATTACCCGATCCTGACGCAACATCATATCTACGAAGAAAGAAATGAGCTTTTGAGGAACATGGAAATGAATGAGGTTGATGATCATATTGGCATGAAGCAGATGAATTTATAATGGTTCATAAAGCTTAGCgtatcggaaaaaaaaattcttctggCGGAGTTTGGGATTGGGGAAGGTGCATATAATATAAGGCCATAATAAGGTCCTCTCACGTAGAATCTTAGGTTTGTTCTTCCCCACCCAATCATAAGCCAAGAATCTTCCTTTCTACTGCCAATGATAAGCCATGTCTTGACTAGCTTTCTCAACTTGACCATACAACACCACTGCCTAGGTGGCAATTTATACACAGAGATAACTGATCACAATATTCAaggaagaaaaactaaaatccTACAGAGCAGTTATAAGCAAAATGTAGGAGATCTGCAGGTGTTCAGCACATATTTGGTGGCTGCAAAACTCATTTTGGATTGtctcaaattcaaaaatgaTTTCTCAAGCCACCATTGTTGACAATGGCCCCCAAGTTGAAGATTACTTGTTCATTTTGGCTTCTTCTCCTTTGCCTAAAAATATGTATGCCTGTAAAGCTTCAAAAGTGTAGCAAAAATGTAGTATGAGGGATTGTGAGGATTGGGTGGATATGCACTGGGATTGGGGTGAGTGATTGTAAACCCTCCATAATACAAATCAGCTGCCTGTGGAGTAGGCAACTTGtcaaaccacgtaaaaattgttttctctgtgtttgggtgtgtgtgtgtttgtttttgggtgtccttGAGAACAACACTGTGGGCTCCCCGATCGGCGCACGCCtgagagagtcgccacccggatttttgagatggataatcCGAGAAATCGATAACTCATTTTGAAAAAGGCAAaagcttttggtctagcgaaaaacgtcgagactttgtgtaacgacccggatttttgacccaatttttttcctaaatataatattattagagttatttttcttaatgcaattcttttttttaaaatacaattatgcatgcaatatatatatgcattctttttaaatttttcctacGCACACATGTCTGtatgcacactccttctcctccctcacctcaaactccttccgtctctctaTCTCCTATTCAATCTCTACtttctccctaaccctaaaaccaagccaaattcgtctATTCCAAATCTCACGAGCTCAActccattaaattcactcttatccaacctcttccaAATTCACCTATATAACCTctccccattgacccacgaaatttacaccacaagaTTCCTCATGCCCCACCAatccaaaagagagaaaaactagagaaaaccaagtttcaatccatgaagttttagagaaagaaagaaagagagagaaaagtgggtttcataaCTACGCCAAACCGAAACTCAATTCAACCATCCCGATCACCTCCTACAACCCAGAGCATCCCCAAACAAGCCTCAATTTGATCtcaaagtctcccgatcaaagaacccgaagtcttcttcctcaaaatttaagattcttttttaaatcaattcgatccgattaaaggtactATAATCCTATTCAACCTCTTTTCTAAATATATttagtgtttatatgcttaaacctatgtcccgaacgaaaaaaaatatagttcaatgcgcgttttctgccgtatttatcaatttgatattatttttgagcccgacactttatttgtaattatttacgaagAAGATGTCccttctgatatttattttacaatctgtttgatattaatattatgaaaaaatattgATCTGATATTGtttttcttacaatataatatcatcttagtataaaacgtattaattatatcagttcaATTTATttggtagattgagttggttttaaatgtttcgaaacaactttgcgaccttccaaacctcatATTTGACGcccgaactatttttcttaGACGTTTCACATctgaaagatcataacttgttaagatcatattttttttatttaattatctatttattgaattatttattagttatctatcaagtttactaacgaaaaatctttgcgaccttccaaacaacgttttaacacccaaactaattttt
It encodes:
- the LOC131326452 gene encoding protein MIZU-KUSSEI 1 gives rise to the protein MTKTLRRFLLPCFTTTTSSSSTTTTPVKKRLSTSLRDDIEDPPRKTQENIDQTQSEDDENDGAYSPSAAAIAAAAPPRASKTMVIGTIFGHRRGHVWFCVQHDRLSTRPALLLELPIPTHLLVKEMRCGLVRIALETLTRPGSELVSCPLRSVPVWTMLCNGRKLGFAGRRKATESTRLMLKTMQSITVGAGVLPAGFGFGSGSEADGELMYMRANYECVVGGPDSESFHLINPDECPGQELSIFLMRSR